CAGGTCGACCGGGGAGAAGCCTTTGCTCTCGAACATCGACGAGAGATCCTTGACGTGCATGTCCGGGTCGGGCAGCTTGCCGGCGACGTCGCTCTTCCTGGAGACgaggccgtcgcggcggccgagcTCGACGTGCCAGTAGGGGCCTTTGGCCTGTGACAGTTGAAGGTGGTGAGCGCCAGGGAGTCAGAAGCCGAGGACAGTGAAGTGAAACGAAAGGGGATTGGTTTTGCTGAAGGCGGGTGGCGTGGTGGTTTACCAGGAAGACGACGTCTCTGGCGGCAAGATGCatgatgtcggcgcaggagacctTGCCGGGGCACTCCTTCTCGACGGCGGTCTTGACCCGGTTGACCGTGTCGAAGCCATCGCCGGCGAGGGACTCGTTGTCGTCGGCGTCCTTCTGGGCATCGTTTTTCTTGGACGCTATCAGCACGGCGGCGTCACAACCCTGTTGCGGTTCAAGTGAGCGACAGAGTTAGTCGCAGTAAATTTGTTTAACTTAACTATGAAAATGCAACAGAAAGAAATCAAAAGGATGTGTCAATGTCATCAGTATATCTGGTGCCTCAATTTTTGTTTTGAAAACCTAGGTGATGTTCAAAACGGCATACATTTGAGATTGGAGAAATTATATTTACATagaagtttttgaaaaaaatttgaatACGAAAATATTTGTGGTTACTCGTGCGCGTGGGGTCCTATACAACTGGTGCTCGACGTGAGCTCACGCAGCATCCCAATGCGTAGGTCAAcccagaaaagagaaaaagactGGAACGAGATGCCAGCTGCTTGATTGCCAGGACGCCACTAAACAACACAAGGCACACAGCAGAGGCAtcttcatcaatcatcatatTCTTGGCAACATGGAACCAGCTGTAGCAATACAAGGATGGGAGCAGTCAGTCCTGCCTACCCTTCCAAAAACttccaaaaaagaaaacttttcaAACCAGCTGCAAACAAATTGCTGGTTAGTggtcatatttttttattttgagatgAGCATGACTGAAatcatttccaaaaaaaatcataagcACCTACAGCTCTATGAATTCCAAACTTCAGAAACAGATGGCCGTCCTCATTTTCAGTTTCAGGCAGAGTTAGCTAGCCGCTCGGGATTCACGTCGGGGGCTTGTGATCTCTGACGAGAAGGCATCGAGGCCCTCCGACACGGCGGCAATTTGATAATCGTCGGGGCCTGATGAAAAGTCGCGTTGGCACATGCGAGGCCCTGCCCGGCTGCCGCAACCGACGACCACGCGGGGCAATCGAGTTGTTCCCCGGAGCCAGCCCAGCCAGCTCCCCCCCACTAAACAACCAACCCAGCTAGCTTTTAGCGAAATGGAATCCAGTTTTCTATTGGCAACATCTGAAGAAACCGAGTTCTTTCCTATctgctttcttttttcttctcagAACTAGAAGAAGAAAGAACAGGAGCACAGAGACTGCAATGAACTGGGCagcaagatgatgatgatgcagtgCACTGAGTGCAGGGACAGCCCCCATGTTATCTGACTGAGAAAGGAGCTTGCAACTTGCAGCTTTGTGGTTCCAAAGAGGCAAAGATGGCTTCTTGAAGAAAAGAGATGGGGCGGGGCGGTTGTGGCGCAAGTTGGTTGACAGAGAAGACTGAAGAGGATGAGATTGGTCAGAGCGGAACCCCAAACGAACCCCCCAAAAAAATTGATAAATCAAATCAGCAGATCAAAATGCACCCCTATATGCATTGCGCATCTCGAAGCAAGGATGAAATCATCAAAGCAGGAAGAGAATGATGAGTGCGGCGAAAGCAAAGCGAAGAGGAGGGCCAAGTTCCAATCAGGATGCGATGAGGCGGCTGTGTGCTAGCTACTCACCCCAGCCATGCAGTCGTGGAAGACTTGCCGGAGCGTCGCCGGGATGGTGACCACCGTCTCGTTGATCTTCCTGGCCACCTCCGCCCGCACGATGCTCTCCAGGTTCGGGCAGCTGTACCTGTAGTAGTCCTCCCGCAGCGGCGTCGCGGCCTCGCCGGGGTACG
The genomic region above belongs to Setaria italica strain Yugu1 chromosome VI, Setaria_italica_v2.0, whole genome shotgun sequence and contains:
- the LOC101764788 gene encoding peroxidase 51 — its product is MERRRRSVPLLVAAVFLAVAAMPAYPGEAATPLREDYYRYSCPNLESIVRAEVARKINETVVTIPATLRQVFHDCMAGGCDAAVLIASKKNDAQKDADDNESLAGDGFDTVNRVKTAVEKECPGKVSCADIMHLAARDVVFLAKGPYWHVELGRRDGLVSRKSDVAGKLPDPDMHVKDLSSMFESKGFSPVDLVALSGAHTVGFSHCTRFLNRLYGYSSSAPTDPSFNPEYADQLKQACPRNVGETIAVNMDPVSPITFDNKYYSNLQYGLGLFTSDQVLYTDDSTKPIVNKFAADQKAFFDAFGLAMVKLGRLGVKTGTDGEIRRVCTAFNHY